The proteins below come from a single Candidatus Cetobacterium colombiensis genomic window:
- a CDS encoding class I SAM-dependent DNA methyltransferase: MYYKNFSKVYDKFMQHCDYDQWANLVKEKIKESGVQGKKLLDLGCGTGETLLRLKDDYECSGLDLSVDMLTIANKKLKNKGVKLFQGDMREFDTGETYDIIVSLFDTVNHLTSLEDLDDLMKCIYSNLNPNGIYIFDVINRDFMNEMFPGGTYYDDRKDMTVIWEHFQEEDLDIVEAVYFVKNRAGHYEKLKEFYEKRIFEEFEIRKIVEKNNLNLLSIGKNDRIAGQRFFYMVKK; encoded by the coding sequence ATGTATTATAAAAATTTTTCAAAAGTTTATGACAAATTCATGCAACATTGTGATTATGATCAATGGGCTAATTTAGTAAAAGAAAAAATAAAAGAATCAGGAGTTCAAGGTAAAAAGCTATTAGATTTAGGTTGTGGAACAGGAGAAACACTTTTAAGATTAAAAGATGATTATGAATGTTCCGGTCTAGATTTATCTGTGGACATGTTAACAATAGCTAATAAAAAATTAAAAAATAAAGGTGTAAAACTTTTTCAAGGAGATATGAGAGAGTTTGATACAGGTGAAACTTACGATATAATAGTGTCTCTTTTCGATACAGTAAATCACTTAACGTCATTAGAAGACTTGGATGATTTAATGAAATGTATTTATTCCAATTTAAATCCTAATGGAATATATATATTTGATGTTATAAATAGAGATTTTATGAATGAAATGTTTCCAGGAGGAACATATTATGATGACAGAAAAGATATGACTGTTATATGGGAACATTTTCAAGAAGAGGATTTAGATATAGTTGAAGCTGTATATTTTGTAAAAAATAGAGCGGGTCATTATGAAAAGCTAAAAGAATTTTACGAGAAAAGAATATTTGAAGAGTTCGAAATTAGAAAAATAGTTGAAAAAAATAATTTAAACTTGTTAAGTATTGGTAAAAATGATAGAATAGCGGGGCAAAGGTTTTTTTACATGGTAAAAAAATAA
- the atpB gene encoding F0F1 ATP synthase subunit A, which translates to MRIGPIEFITPPLVEGPAIMFHVPLPHFLHQIPFAMEYADGKYGLPVTITVISTWFVILVLALLFKMGTKKLEIIPGRAQVAAESVYDFLHGIIHQMLGGWTSKYFSYLGTLFLFILGCNLLMFAPIPWGSFEDGVFAIAPAFRAPTADLNTTVGLAILTTITFVGTSFKVNGVLGHFKGLLEPMPLMLPINIVGELAKPTNISIRLFGNMFAGMVIMGLIYKAAPMVIPAPLHLYFDIFSGVVQSFVFLMLSMVYIQGSLGDAVCPDDK; encoded by the coding sequence ATGAGAATAGGACCAATAGAATTCATTACCCCACCATTGGTAGAAGGACCAGCAATAATGTTTCATGTTCCATTACCACATTTTTTACATCAAATTCCATTTGCAATGGAATATGCTGATGGTAAATACGGATTACCAGTTACAATAACTGTAATAAGTACATGGTTTGTAATACTAGTGTTAGCACTTCTATTTAAAATGGGAACAAAAAAATTGGAAATAATTCCAGGAAGAGCACAAGTTGCTGCAGAATCAGTTTATGATTTTCTACACGGAATTATTCATCAAATGTTAGGAGGATGGACATCAAAATATTTTTCATATTTAGGAACATTGTTTCTATTTATATTAGGATGTAACTTACTTATGTTTGCACCAATTCCATGGGGAAGTTTTGAAGATGGAGTATTTGCTATAGCACCTGCGTTTAGAGCACCAACTGCAGATCTTAACACAACTGTTGGATTAGCTATTTTAACAACAATTACATTTGTAGGAACAAGTTTTAAAGTAAATGGTGTACTTGGTCATTTTAAAGGATTACTTGAACCAATGCCACTTATGTTACCTATTAATATAGTTGGAGAATTGGCAAAACCAACAAATATTTCTATACGTTTGTTTGGAAATATGTTTGCGGGAATGGTAATAATGGGGCTTATTTATAAAGCCGCACCAATGGTTATTCCAGCACCGTTACATCTTTATTTTGACATATTTAGTGGAGTAGTACAAAGTTTTGTATTCTTAATGCTAAGTATGGTTTATATTCAAGGTTCATTAGGGGATGCAGTTTGTCCCGATGATAAATAA
- the glmM gene encoding phosphoglucosamine mutase has protein sequence MRKYFGTDGIRGEANKELTVELALRLGYALGYTLKKQHCNEKTIKVIMGSDTRRSGYMLRSALSAGLNAMGINIDFVGVIPTPGVAYLTEKSTAKAGIMISASHNPAKDNGIKIFWEDGYKLPDDVELEIEKLMDNVDEITKDLPAGDEVGRFTYAEDEYYIYRDHVISTVSGDFSGMKIILDAANGSAYRVAKEVFLALGAEIVIINDAPNGKNINVKCGSTHPEILSKVVIGYEADLGLAYDGDADRLIAVDKNGNIIDGDKIIAVLALGMKNRDELKRNQVVTTVMSNMGFEDYLSNKGIELIRANVGDRYVLEKMKELKINIGGEQSGHIILSDFGTTGDGVLTSVKLVEAIRDSAKSLDELVSEIVDWPQLLINVRVDNTKKNLWNRNEVIVNYIEEKEKEMAGLGRVLVRTSGTEPIVRVMVEGKEMATVERVAKEIAAVVEKELI, from the coding sequence ATGAGAAAATATTTTGGAACAGATGGAATAAGAGGAGAAGCTAATAAGGAATTAACAGTAGAGTTAGCTTTAAGATTAGGATATGCATTGGGATATACTTTAAAAAAACAACACTGTAATGAAAAAACAATAAAAGTAATAATGGGATCAGATACAAGAAGATCTGGATATATGTTAAGATCTGCTTTGAGTGCTGGATTAAATGCAATGGGAATAAATATTGATTTTGTTGGAGTTATACCAACTCCTGGAGTTGCATATTTAACTGAAAAAAGTACTGCAAAAGCAGGGATAATGATATCAGCTTCTCATAATCCTGCAAAAGATAATGGAATAAAAATATTTTGGGAAGATGGATATAAACTTCCAGATGATGTAGAACTTGAGATAGAAAAATTAATGGATAATGTTGATGAAATAACAAAGGATTTACCAGCTGGAGATGAAGTAGGAAGATTTACATATGCAGAAGATGAGTATTATATCTATAGAGATCATGTTATATCAACAGTATCTGGAGATTTTTCAGGAATGAAAATAATATTAGATGCAGCTAATGGATCAGCTTATAGAGTAGCAAAAGAAGTATTTTTAGCTTTAGGAGCAGAGATAGTAATAATAAATGATGCTCCAAACGGTAAAAATATAAATGTAAAATGTGGATCAACACATCCAGAGATTTTATCTAAAGTTGTTATAGGTTATGAAGCTGATTTAGGATTAGCTTATGATGGAGATGCAGACAGATTAATTGCAGTAGATAAAAATGGAAACATAATAGATGGAGACAAGATTATAGCTGTACTAGCTTTAGGAATGAAAAATAGAGATGAGTTAAAAAGGAATCAGGTTGTTACAACAGTAATGAGTAACATGGGATTCGAAGATTATTTATCAAATAAAGGTATAGAGCTTATAAGAGCCAATGTGGGAGATAGATACGTTCTTGAAAAGATGAAAGAACTAAAAATCAATATTGGTGGAGAACAATCAGGTCATATAATATTATCAGATTTTGGAACTACTGGAGATGGAGTATTAACATCAGTGAAACTAGTTGAAGCTATAAGAGATTCGGCAAAATCATTAGATGAATTAGTTAGTGAAATTGTAGATTGGCCACAATTATTAATAAATGTTAGAGTAGATAATACTAAAAAAAATCTATGGAATAGGAATGAAGTAATAGTTAACTACATAGAAGAAAAAGAAAAAGAGATGGCAGGATTAGGAAGAGTATTAGTAAGAACATCAGGAACTGAGCCTATTGTAAGAGTAATGGTTGAAGGCAAAGAGATGGCAACTGTTGAAAGAGTAGCAAAAGAGATTGCTGCTGTAGTTGAAAAAGAGTTAATTTAG
- a CDS encoding ATP synthase subunit I, giving the protein MDELKKIIKRGIITSIVILIYGVLSANKYIYIGMFIGAILSVVGFYMICLDAKASLASNSPFKVGVTGYIKRYFIYGIFLAVATKFYGFPMLVSGVMGLLNIKINITFITLFNNIKKFKSKYLK; this is encoded by the coding sequence ATGGATGAGTTAAAAAAAATAATAAAAAGAGGAATAATAACCTCAATAGTAATTTTAATATATGGAGTATTATCTGCAAATAAGTATATCTATATAGGGATGTTTATAGGAGCAATTTTATCAGTTGTTGGATTTTATATGATATGTCTTGATGCAAAAGCAAGTTTAGCTTCGAATTCTCCATTTAAAGTTGGAGTTACGGGATATATAAAAAGATATTTTATATATGGAATATTTCTAGCAGTAGCTACAAAATTTTATGGATTTCCAATGTTAGTTAGTGGAGTTATGGGATTACTAAATATAAAAATTAATATTACCTTTATAACTCTATTTAACAATATAAAAAAGTTTAAATCTAAGTATTTAAAATAA
- a CDS encoding AtpZ/AtpI family protein, with amino-acid sequence MIFFNKDFMHYFSLLGFLGFLIIGNIGVFIFIYKIIEKYFFKSTPLFIFFVIVGVFSAFYNAYKLIMKK; translated from the coding sequence ATGATATTTTTTAATAAAGATTTTATGCATTATTTTTCACTGTTAGGATTTTTAGGATTTTTAATAATTGGAAATATTGGAGTTTTTATTTTTATTTATAAAATAATAGAAAAGTATTTTTTTAAAAGCACACCATTATTTATTTTTTTCGTTATAGTAGGTGTATTTAGTGCATTTTATAACGCTTATAAATTAATAATGAAAAAATAG
- a CDS encoding Gx transporter family protein, protein MTDKRRRYLTAFVLLALYLSLIETLIPKPFPWMKLGLANIAIIIALEKFDEKMAIEIFLLRVFIQGIMLGTMFSPSFIISLISGGASTLLTILLFRYRKNLSLIAICITGAFVHNLTQLVVVYFLLFRNISIMSKSIFIFIWGFLFMGCISGLITGYICERLQLRRER, encoded by the coding sequence ATGACAGATAAGAGAAGGAGATATCTAACTGCATTTGTGCTATTAGCTCTTTATTTATCACTTATAGAAACATTAATTCCAAAACCATTTCCATGGATGAAGTTAGGACTTGCAAATATTGCAATAATAATAGCTTTAGAAAAATTTGATGAAAAAATGGCTATTGAAATTTTTCTTTTAAGAGTTTTTATTCAAGGAATAATGTTAGGAACAATGTTTTCACCAAGTTTTATAATAAGTTTAATTTCAGGAGGGGCTAGTACCCTCTTGACCATTTTATTATTTAGGTACAGAAAAAACTTATCATTAATTGCGATATGTATCACAGGAGCTTTTGTACATAATTTGACGCAACTTGTAGTTGTATATTTTTTACTTTTTAGAAATATAAGTATAATGAGTAAATCAATTTTTATATTTATTTGGGGATTTTTATTTATGGGATGTATATCTGGATTGATAACAGGATATATATGTGAAAGATTACAACTTAGAAGGGAGAGATAA